Proteins from one Rhizobium sp. CB3090 genomic window:
- a CDS encoding acyl-CoA dehydrogenase family protein: protein MNFGLSEEQEMIVKTVRDFVEAEIYPHENEVERTGAVPPELGQEIRRKCIELGFYACNFPEEIGGAGLDHATFTLVERELGRGSMGLTVFFGRPSGILMACEGEQRERYLLPAVRGEKIDALAITEPDAGSDMRGMKCAARQDGDDFILNGTKHFISHADVADFVIVFAATGEEETAKGTKKKITAFLVDRGTPGFEILKGYDSVSHRGYHNVILSFTDCRLPKSQVLGEVHRGFDIANEWLYGTRLTVAASCVGRARRVFDLALPYAAERKQFGRPIGANQGVSFKLADMITEIDAADLLTLSAAWRLDAGLPANREIASAKLYASEMLARVTDEAIQIFGGMGLMDDLPLARFWRDARVERIWDGTSEIQRHIISRDLLRPFGA from the coding sequence ATGAATTTCGGGCTTAGCGAAGAACAGGAAATGATCGTCAAGACGGTCAGGGACTTCGTCGAGGCGGAGATCTATCCGCATGAGAATGAGGTCGAGCGCACCGGCGCCGTGCCGCCGGAGCTTGGCCAGGAAATCCGGCGCAAATGCATCGAACTCGGCTTCTATGCCTGCAATTTTCCCGAGGAGATCGGCGGCGCCGGCCTCGACCACGCGACCTTCACGCTTGTCGAGCGTGAACTCGGCCGCGGCTCGATGGGGCTCACCGTCTTCTTCGGCCGCCCTTCCGGAATTCTGATGGCCTGCGAAGGCGAGCAACGCGAACGGTATCTCCTGCCGGCGGTACGCGGCGAAAAGATCGACGCGCTTGCCATTACCGAACCCGACGCCGGCTCCGATATGCGCGGCATGAAATGCGCGGCACGGCAGGACGGCGACGATTTCATTCTAAACGGCACCAAGCATTTCATCTCTCATGCTGACGTTGCCGATTTCGTCATCGTCTTTGCCGCTACCGGCGAAGAGGAAACGGCGAAGGGCACCAAGAAGAAGATCACGGCTTTTCTGGTCGATCGCGGCACGCCAGGGTTCGAAATCCTTAAAGGCTATGACTCGGTTTCGCATCGCGGCTATCACAACGTCATCCTGAGCTTCACGGACTGCCGTCTGCCCAAGTCGCAGGTACTCGGTGAGGTGCATCGCGGCTTCGATATTGCCAATGAGTGGCTTTACGGCACGCGCCTGACGGTCGCCGCAAGCTGTGTCGGGCGTGCTCGCCGTGTCTTCGATCTGGCGCTGCCCTATGCCGCGGAGCGCAAGCAGTTCGGCCGGCCGATCGGTGCCAATCAGGGCGTGTCCTTCAAGCTTGCCGACATGATCACGGAAATCGACGCCGCCGACCTGCTGACTCTATCCGCTGCGTGGCGTCTCGACGCCGGTCTTCCCGCCAATCGCGAAATCGCATCTGCCAAGCTCTACGCCTCGGAGATGCTTGCCCGGGTTACCGACGAAGCGATCCAGATTTTCGGCGGCATGGGATTGATGGACGATCTGCCGCTGGCGCGCTTCTGGCGCGATGCGCGCGTCGAACGCATCTGGGACGGAACCTCGGAGATCCAGCGCCACATCATCAGCCGCGATCTGCTGCGGCCATTCGGAGC